CTGTCATTTGTCATTGGTCATTGGTAAGCGTTTCCAGGATATTTACGCTTCGTAATCTAGTTTGGTTTATTTCCACCGACTTACTTAGCTGGCCTTGGGAATATAAAGCTGAGAATGCGATCGCTTTTATTCCCAATCGCTCAAAATTTAGTTAATTATGGCAATCAATCATCAACCAATTTTAGATTTTGGATTTACTGCACCCATCAAGGGATGCAGCTTGGGGATTTTTTGATTACTGAAGTTTCAAAAATTTATCTAAAGCAGCCACCATAGTAGGCGGCCAGCGGCGGATATTTTTCACCCAGTCAATATCTTTGTAACGTTGATCTAAACCATAAGCGGCTACCCAATTGCTTTCGGCTTCACCTTTCTGGCCGTTTACCCAGTAAGCGGCGGTTAAAGCAGCACGCACATCCGCAAATTTGGGATATTTCCGGGCAATATTTCGCATTTCGCGGATTGCTTGCTCTATTTGGCCAGTTTCATATAGAGCGATCGCATAGTTAGCACGAGCAAAGGCAAAATTGGGTGCAACTTCGGTAGATTTTTTATAATCTGCGATCGCCTGATCCCAGTTTCCTAAACCTGCTTTGGCGTTACCGCGATTGTTATAGGCCATTGCATCTTTTGGATCTAATTCTAGGACATGGTTATAGTCTGCGATCGCCTGATCCCATTTTCCTAAACCTTCTAAAGCTGTACCCCGATTCAAATAGGGATCTGTCACATTCGGAGCTAATTCTACAGCTTTGTTGTAGTCTGCTAATGCTTCTTGCAGCTTATTCTGACTTACTCGCGAATTTCCGCGATTACTCCATGCACCTGCATTCGTCGGAAATTTTTCAATAATTTTTGTCCAATATTGTTCAGCCGTGGCAAAGTCACCCTGATTTGTCGCTGTAAATGCTTGATTTGCCCATTCTTCACCTTGTTGCAGTTCCTCTGGCGTGAAGGTGGGTTGTTGGGATTGTGCCATGACTGGTTGACCCCAGCCAAACACAAGTAACAGACAAAGAACAACACTAATTAACTTAATCATCTGGGTTTACCTGTGTCTATCTGCGGTGGAGATTCCACCATTTATCATGGCGAAAACTGTCTCATACAGCAAGCAAGTAAAACAAGGCAAAAGTAGAAAGTCAAAAGGCAAAAGAAATAATAGTCATACCACTAGCTTTTTAGCAATTCCAGATGGTCTTATTTATTTACGTCGACCTGTAAGTATAAAAACGAAAAGTCAAGGGTGTACACAAGGGTTGATGTATCCAAAACCCTCATACCCCTAAACCCAATCTCTACAGACAATCTTGGTGCGTAAGTCTTTTAGTTTATTTTTCCACCGCCTCTAACCAAACCTGTACATCAGCAAGGCTACCAAAATCTAACAGTGCTTCGCTCAAATCTTCCAGAACAGGTAAAGGTAAACCAGAAATTGATGAGCGCATTTCATCTGATAACTGTCCAAACCGCTTAGTTAATTGTCGGCTAATTAAGTTAGCAGCTTCTTCTGTTCGTCCTTCCTCTTTGATTTCACGGTAAACTCTCGTTTCTTGCAGTGTTATTCCTAACATCAACTCTACCTCGGCTCGACTTAATATTTCAAATTTGTACACCATAATTGTCGTAATCATCTCTATTATGGCGCGGCTGGCCTTTGGGGATGTTTCTTGACTGGCTCTGGTTAATAAATACCTTGCTTCTGTTGGTGCTTGTTCTGGCTCTACTGTAGTTAGCACCATTAACGCTACCCATAATGGTAATTGACGAATCTCACCTAACTCGTCTAAATACACCCGATGGACTTGCTCTCCATTTAGTAGCGTGCGATGAGGATAAATATCCTGTTGTTCAATGCTACGTGATGGGTAGATAACTACTGCTTGCCAATCTCTGAATCTGGCACGGTTGCGGTAGAAATATAACGAGGATTCCGCAAATACCCTTTCATAAAGTTCTTCGTCTCTCTGGAACTGTACCTCGCAAAAATACACAACTCCTGCACCTTCGGTTTCTGGTGGGAGAAATACGCCATCTATTTCAAATTTAGGTTCTTTGACAGCTACTGAGTCAAATCGATAAAAATCTGCATTGTTTGGTATATTTGTCAAGAGTTCAAATAATAAACTGGGGGATTGTTGAAAGAGTTTATAAAAGATTGAATCTCGGCGCATGAAGCATTCTATTTTTTGTTTCAGTCTGCGATCGCATCATCTCACATCCCCTGAAGCGTGATTATGCGATCGCACTCTGTCTCTTTACAAAATAGACAACTGCTCATTGGGTGGTTTGAATCCCAAATGTTGATATGCAGCTTTTGTGGCAATGCGACCGCGCGGTGTGCGGCTTAAATAGCCAATCTGCATCAAGTAAGGTTCATATACTTCTTCAATTGTCTGGGTATCTTCCCCAGTTGCTGCGGCGATAGTTTCTAAACCCACAGGGCCACCATTGAAATTTTCAATGATCACACTTAGCATTTTGCGGTCTGTCCAATCTAAGCCGCAGGGGTCTACTTGGAAGAGTTGGAGTGCTTCAGCAGCTATACTTTCAGTAATTTCTGT
This window of the Nostoc sp. HK-01 genome carries:
- a CDS encoding TPR repeat-containing protein, which gives rise to MIKLISVVLCLLLVFGWGQPVMAQSQQPTFTPEELQQGEEWANQAFTATNQGDFATAEQYWTKIIEKFPTNAGAWSNRGNSRVSQNKLQEALADYNKAVELAPNVTDPYLNRGTALEGLGKWDQAIADYNHVLELDPKDAMAYNNRGNAKAGLGNWDQAIADYKKSTEVAPNFAFARANYAIALYETGQIEQAIREMRNIARKYPKFADVRAALTAAYWVNGQKGEAESNWVAAYGLDQRYKDIDWVKNIRRWPPTMVAALDKFLKLQ